The DNA sequence ATGGTTGGCAATCAGCCAAAAGAAGCTGGTCAAGCTGGATGCCACGGTGTCACGCCCGGCTAAGAGAAAGCTTATAATGATATCTCTCAAATATTTATCGTCGTTCACGGTCCGCATGAACCGGGACAAAAGGTCATTGTAATGAGATGAAATTCCCATTTTGGTCTTTTTCTGCCTTATGACTTCCTTGGCCAATGCGTTGATGACGTCGATGGCTTCTTTCAGTTGCTTCTCGCTCCCCAAATTCAACATCCTCTTGATCTTCCAAACCAACGGCGAAGCCGTCATGGCTCTCTCCGCCGACAGTTTCGACGCCAAGTCGAACGACTTGGCGAATTCCGACAGCGGAAGAGAAATCTCTAAGCACCTCGGGTCCAAACCGAAAGAGAATCTGCATATGCTGTCGAACGAGAACCTTCTAAACACGTCTTGGAAATCCAAAACTCCGTCTTTTTTCCCTGAAACCGAAGATAAAAGCGGGATCAGCCTGCTTTCAATCTCGTAATTCACTATCTCGAACGCAAATGATCTTATGGAATACCTATCGAGCTCTAGGCTCGCCATCTTCCTCTGAAATTTCCACAGCTCTCCGTCCACGTTGAAAATACCTTGACCGAGAAAATCTCCTAAGATCGCAGAGAAAGGTTTCCCTTTCGGAAAATTCTCAAATCTCGTTTTGAGCATGTATTCGACGTTGTCTGGGTTAGCTGTGATGGTGTTTCCCAGAACGTGTATGTGGATGGTTTTTCCTGGTGAGTTTCTAAGGAGGTGAGCATACCAATCGCAAAGGTTATCGAATTGATTGGACCAACTGGACGTGAGATAAGTATGGCAGATTTCGCAGTTGCACCAGAGCTTCAGTCTCATCAACTGATGGACTAAGAGTGAAAACAGGGACAAGACGATGAAAGATGATaaaagaagggaaaagaaagCGTAAAGAAACTGCAAGAACCAGGAAACTTCGAGCTCCATGGATACAAAAgatgaaaaagagagaaagagaaagaaaaaaagattaagaAAGAGATTAATGAGCGAGACAAGAGGACGTGCTGAAGGGTATTATATATTGGATTCTCAgctctttatttatctttttaacaattttcgtCGTAACAGTGATTCGTTTCAGTGGTTCACTCTGTTTCCACTTACAAagagaaataatattaaaataatataaagacaaataaaataagaccaCGAAAAACCCATGTGACAAAAAACGCCGTTTAGTAGTTTGCTAGAGGCATCATCTTCGTCACCCAAGTGTAATTTTGCAGATATTCACCCCCACGTGCTTTTATTCTTATCCGTACgactattttattctttttattttttattttttatttttcttcttctttttatttaggtatgaaaaaaaaaaaaaaatgagactcAGGAAATATTTGGTGAATATTTGCTCCACTGGTCAGTATCAGTGTATCAGTGGGACAGCTAAATAATTacgattttttatttaaaaaaataatgatacagctaaataataacaaaaatagacctgaaagaaaaaaagaaaaaaaaattagtactcCCAAAAAATAGGACAGCTTTTTTGTTGATGAAGGAAATAAATTGGAGGAATGTATAATTGCGTCTACTTCGCAGGAACTCTTACTCTGACCCGGAGGCAGTCTAATGAGAAATTATTGAGCTATTATAGTACTTCTTTTGGGGACAATTTCGTACGCACCTCTCTAACAGCCATGGCCCTCCTCCATAATATTCGCTATCCAAATTTCTCATGTTTTATTTCACATgttaaatgataataaaaattggAATAGAGATCCTCTCACTCtgatgaaaattattaattttttttttttgaagattataatatattttaacttgaaaaaaaaaagatagaggtTTAATTCGGTTATTATTcaatccaaaattttaaaatgtatacTATTGAATATTCCatgtttgttccttttttttttttttaaaatatatatatatatatatattttgaatctaTCATCTTTATACATTATcattcattgaaatttttgaaaaattattacttgcaccttcaaaatttaaaattaatatcataatttaTTATCTTAGGAGTTgatttttaagtaaatttatttatgaaaattttattttaccctttaatttcaaaataaatccattttaccccttaatttcaaaacaaatatgaaacttatttaatgatttatgtaataatatatattaaaattgtaattttgtttaactctatttttattataaattcattgtttatcacctttttttttcatttatgtaaaTGAAACTTGTagtaaatgatatatattttttaatatgcattATTGTAAAGTaaatgacaaaataataatgtaatatatattttgacatatACGTGTGAAATAGAATTATttataaagacaaaaaaaagagTGTAAAACAGACTTTCTATAAATCAATTTCATCAAAAATCAACTACTAAGGGGTAAATGATAATTGTAATAggtgttgataaaaaaaaaaatgaagataggtgttaataaattatcatcAAACCTGGATGAAATTTTTCCTATTGAATTAGCTGTCAAG is a window from the Ziziphus jujuba cultivar Dongzao chromosome 11, ASM3175591v1 genome containing:
- the LOC107434937 gene encoding cytochrome P450 94C1, with the protein product MELEVSWFLQFLYAFFSLLLSSFIVLSLFSLLVHQLMRLKLWCNCEICHTYLTSSWSNQFDNLCDWYAHLLRNSPGKTIHIHVLGNTITANPDNVEYMLKTRFENFPKGKPFSAILGDFLGQGIFNVDGELWKFQRKMASLELDRYSIRSFAFEIVNYEIESRLIPLLSSVSGKKDGVLDFQDVFRRFSFDSICRFSFGLDPRCLEISLPLSEFAKSFDLASKLSAERAMTASPLVWKIKRMLNLGSEKQLKEAIDVINALAKEVIRQKKTKMGISSHYNDLLSRFMRTVNDDKYLRDIIISFLLAGRDTVASSLTSFFWLIANHPEVELAIRVEADRVIGPDRRLTSFEQMTELHYLQAAIYESMRLYPPIQFDSKFCLEDDVLPDGSFVKRGTRVTYHPYAMGRIEEIWGSDCLEFKPERWFRNGVFVAENPFKYPVFQAGLRVCLGKEMAMVELKSVALSLLRRFHIQLVTPRHTPRFSPGLTATFRGGLPVLVRERESPSSL